CGTCGGTCTATATCTTGCCTTATTCACCCCGTTGGATGGCATAGCCTACGCCCCGTACTGAAAGAATCAAGTCGGGTTCTTCAGTATCCTCTTTGAGCTTGTTTCGTAGGCGAGACATATGAACATCGACGACACGGGTATCAATTTTGCCGTCGGGACTATAGCCCCAAACCTTTTGTAAAAATTCAACTCTAGAGATGGGTTCTCCAGGGCGGCTAACCAGCAGCTCTAGTAAATTAAATTCGAGATGAGTGAGCTGAATTCGTTCTTGATCCTTGTAGACTTGCCGTTTATTGGTATCAATCTCGAGATGGCCCACTTGAATGACACCGGCTGATGTTTGGTGGGAAGCGTGGGATTTGGTGATTCGCCGCAGAATACAGCGAATGCGCGACTCTAGCTCTTTGGGTGAAAAAGGCTTGACCATATAGTCATCCGCCCCCATTTCCAGGCCCGTAATCCGATCGGCCACGTCTGAGAGGGCAGTCAACATAATAATGGGGACATCTGATTCTTGCCGAAGAGATTGACAGACCTGATACCCATTTAGTTTGGGCATCATCACGTCCAAAATAATCAAATCGGGTTCTTGATGCTGAAAAACTTGCAGGGCCTCCTCGCCATCAGCGGCAGTGATGACGACAAACCCCATCATGGAGAGACGGGTTTCTAGGATCCGACGAATGCTAGCTTCATCATCAGCGACTAGGATTGTTTGCTGCTGATCTTTCAAACTGCTTTAGTATTCCAGAGACAGACAACGTTTAAGAGATGAGTACTCTTTGAACCTTAAATAACAAGCCCAAAAAAAAGTATGAATATGAAGTTTTTTTACATATTCTCAGAGGCTTCTAGAACTTGAGTTTAGCAGTTGGTAGTCGGTTCATTCGCATTGTTGTGCCAAAGTTTGAGCTTTCGGGGCAAGAGACCCCACTTGAGGCAGACGATGATCCCCTTTCCTTTGGCATGGGATGGGTGCTGTCCACTCAATGATTACAGTGGGTTGGACAAATATCGGTCTGGATATCGACACGGTTAAGTCCTACAAAACCTTAGGTACTCCATGGTTTGAACAACAAATTATTAATTGCTTGACATGTTGTTACATTTGCGTTACATTTATTTACATAAAGCAACAACACACATGAATTAATCGGAGTCTAATCCCATGAACACCTCTAACAACTTTTTTGGATTCAACCCCTTTGCTGAGGCTTGGAGCGGTCGTCTGGCTATGGTGGGTTTCTATGCTGCCATCGTCATTGAATTAGTGACTGGCAAAGGGGTATTGCATTTCTGGGGCTTGATGTAAGCGCTCCTAATGGTTGATGGGATGGGCTAATCATCCCAAGCTCACCCTGAAAGAGATGAAATGGCTAAAAATATTCAACCCTCATTCCCAGGCTTCAATTCATTGATAGAGATCTAGAATAGCCATCTAGCAATGCTCGTGAAGACTGAAGCTTGGGACATCTGACGGGTTCAGCATCGAAAAGCTTAATACTCCTCTGGGGGTGGCCAGTTAAACGAACTGCAAAAAAGTCTTTAGTCCTCGCCAGATACGGGCTTGCCGTTTACCCAGTCAAAAATCCTACTAAATCATTATCAAATTGACCTCAGCTGCATGGCTGAGGTTTTCTTTTGGCGGTTATGTAACAAATAGTTAGCTGAATATGAGAAGTCGAAACCCTTATAAAACAGGCTTTTGAGACATATATAAGGTGCTATCCTTTCATATTCTTGACAAAACGTTACACAGCAAGTTACATTTATTTACATAAGATTCATTCCTCGTTTACGGAGTCCAACGCTATGAGTACACAAAATCCAATCTGGGGTTTCACCGATTTTGCAGAAACCTTTGGTGGTCGCTTGGCAATGATGGGATTCTTTCTCGCCCTTGTGACTGAAGTTTTGACTGGTCAAGGCATTGTCGGTCAGATTGCTACATTACTAAACTTCTAAACTGGCGTTTCGGGTTTAGAACGACTCTATTTCATCTTTAATATTTTTTCCCCGGCCTAGGCCGGGGAGCTTTATTCCTCAGTTATCTGTGTTTACCCAAACATCGCCATTATGAAAAATTCATTTGTTAGTAAAGATTCAATCACTACCTATCTGCGTGAGATTAGCCGCTTTCCTCTGTTGAATCACGAACAAGAAGTCATCTTTGGCAAGCAGGTACAGCGGTTAACAACTTTGCAGGAGTTGAAGCAAGAATTACAGGACCACCTCGATCGAGAGCCGACCCAGAAAGAATGGGCCAAGAAGGCTCAGGTGTCTGTCGCACAACTGCAGAAGGAACTGAAAGTCGGAAACAAAGCCAATCGCAAAATGGTGGAATCCAATTTGCGTCTGGTCGTCTCCATTGCCAAGAAGTACAACAAAGCCAAAGTTGAATTTTTAGATTTGATTCAAGAAGGC
The Acaryochloris marina S15 genome window above contains:
- the rpaB gene encoding response regulator transcription factor RpaB, which gives rise to MKDQQQTILVADDEASIRRILETRLSMMGFVVITAADGEEALQVFQHQEPDLIILDVMMPKLNGYQVCQSLRQESDVPIIMLTALSDVADRITGLEMGADDYMVKPFSPKELESRIRCILRRITKSHASHQTSAGVIQVGHLEIDTNKRQVYKDQERIQLTHLEFNLLELLVSRPGEPISRVEFLQKVWGYSPDGKIDTRVVDVHMSRLRNKLKEDTEEPDLILSVRGVGYAIQRGE
- a CDS encoding high light inducible protein, with product MSTQNPIWGFTDFAETFGGRLAMMGFFLALVTEVLTGQGIVGQIATLLNF